DNA sequence from the Desulfocurvus vexinensis DSM 17965 genome:
GATCCCGGCCTCCTGGGAGGACCGGGCGCGCAAGGCCTGGGAGTATTACCTCGAAGAGCCGCTGGTTAAAAACTGCGTCAACTCCTGGCGCACCTTCGCCGTGGGTGACGAGATCAAGATCGCGGGCGACGACGAAAAAGTAAAATGGGAAGCCATAGAGATGTCCGACCGCCTGAGCGTCTCCGAGTTCGTCAAGGACATGATTCTCCAACTCCTGGTCAAGGGCGACGCCGTCGGCTTCAAACGCTACACCAAGGATGGCAAGGACCTGGAGGAACTGGTCTGCGTCAACCCGGTTTCGGTCAAGGTCAAGTACGCCCAGGGACAACTCGTGGAGGTTTTACAGGTCCCCGAGGACAATCCAGGTGCGTCGGATGGGCTGGACCTGCCGGTAGAGCAGGTGCTCCACCTCAAGTGGGACGCGCCGGCCTTCTCGCCACGGGGCAACTCGCTCGTCCTTCCCGCGTTCCAGTCCATCGAACTCCTTCGCGACTACCGCCGGGCCGAACAGGCCATCGCCAAGCGCTGGGCCACGCCATTCAGGCTTCTCAAAGTCGGTGGCGCGTTCGGCCAGAAGATGGTCATGCCCGATCAGAAGATGCTCGAACAGGTCCGGGACATGGTCAACAAGATGGACCTCAAGAGCGGCTTGGTCGTCCCTTTCTACGTCACGGTCGAGACCCATGGCACCGAGGGGCAGGTCCTCAACGTCGAGGACAAGGTCAAGGAAGTGAAGGAGGACATCGTCGTGGCGCTTGGCCTCTCGCGGTCGCTGGTGACCGGGGACGGCCCGAACTTCGCCACGGCCTCGGTGAGTCTTCAGAAGATGCTGGTGATGATCCGGGAGATCAAGCAGGCCGCCCGGATCATCCTCAACTGGATATTCAACGACTGGCTGGAGCTAAAGGGCTGGGAAGACAAGACGCTCCAGTTCCTGTTCAAC
Encoded proteins:
- a CDS encoding phage portal protein produces the protein MFSKINASEAIPASWEDRARKAWEYYLEEPLVKNCVNSWRTFAVGDEIKIAGDDEKVKWEAIEMSDRLSVSEFVKDMILQLLVKGDAVGFKRYTKDGKDLEELVCVNPVSVKVKYAQGQLVEVLQVPEDNPGASDGLDLPVEQVLHLKWDAPAFSPRGNSLVLPAFQSIELLRDYRRAEQAIAKRWATPFRLLKVGGAFGQKMVMPDQKMLEQVRDMVNKMDLKSGLVVPFYVTVETHGTEGQVLNVEDKVKEVKEDIVVALGLSRSLVTGDGPNFATASVSLQKMLVMIREIKQAARIILNWIFNDWLELKGWEDKTLQFLFNDLDPSDAVDFKRLLIELYDRKLISRSSLQIKMDLDPDIESANRETEKRSVDLLDEKQIKPIVDMVTAGIMGVETAQEMLGLDPAKNPAGSRAEASWAGPFARASIAAVCDDCAHFDGDLNHCRVQRNETTFDTPVCRFFDPKTAAMERGSDREKEPTSRQPACRECAG